The Euphorbia lathyris chromosome 8, ddEupLath1.1, whole genome shotgun sequence genome has a window encoding:
- the LOC136204037 gene encoding potassium channel KAT3 isoform X2, translating to MTERNSPLPLLFRRKSSKDINNLATVSSSLLPAFGTVIDEGYLELKKYVVAPYDRRYRWWQTFLVVLVIYSAWSSPFELAFRKAATGALVPVDLVVDVFFAIDIIFTFFVAYLDKSTYLLVDDHKKIAFRYVTSLWFPMDVASTLPYQAIYRVLTGKMHRGEVFPYLNLLRLWRLRRVSELFKRLEKDTRFSYFYTRLLKLVSVTLFAVHSAGCFYYWLADHHKTPENTWIGDKLHDFKSRSIWLGYTYSIYWSIVTLTTVGYGDLHAINTGEKIFNMFYMLFNIGLTAYIIGNMTNLVVHSAVRTFAMRDAINEILRYASKNRLPEGLKDQMLAHTQLRFKTVELQQEEVLEDLPKAIRSSISQHLFRSTVDKTYLVKGVSEDLITQMVSEMRAEYYPPKVEIIIQNEFPTDFYIMVSGEVDVLTYKNGTEQVLSKLGAADMAGEIGVFFNIPQPYTVRTRRLCQVIRLSHHHFKQMMQPQSEDGRIIISNFIQYLKSLKQEMQAELPFLTELMVDMSSEETATNEEPNNISAQNPQREASTEGRPDTAVPISSRDIIRVIIHGHHPKESPLEEKKFGKPGNTILMEDGSRVEELVALRENDGLFIF from the exons ATGACAGAAAGAAACTCACCGCTGCCATTGCTATTCCGGCGAAAATCAAGTAAAGATATAAATAATTTGGCAACAGTTTCAAGCAGCCTTTTGCCAGCTTTTGGAACAGTGATTGATGAAGGATATTTAGAGCTGAAAAAATATGTAGTAGCCCCTTATGATCGAAGATACAG ATGGTGGCAAACGTTCCTGGTGGTGTTAGTCATATACTCGGCATGGTCATCTCCCTTTGAGTTGGCTTTCAGGAAAGCGGCAACCGGAGCTCTAGTGCCTGTGGATTTGGTCGTTGATGTCTTCTTTGCCATTGATATCATCTTTACTTTCTTTGTCGCTTACCTCGACAAATCTACCTACCTTCTCGTTGATGATCATAAGAAAATCGCTTTCAG atatGTCACAAGTTTATGGTTCCCTATGGACGTGGCCTCAACTCTGCCATATCAAGCTATATACAGAGTCCTAACAGGCAAAATGCACCGAGGCGAGGTCTTTCCCTACCTCAACCTCCTTCGTCTATGGCGGCTCAGGCGTGTTAGTGAACTTTTCAAAAG GCTAGAGAAAGACACACGCTTCAGCTACTTTTACACTAGACTCCTCAAACTCGTCAGT GTCACGCTATTTGCAGTTCACTCAGCAGGATGTTTCTACTATTGGTTAGCTGATCATCATAAAACACCAGAGAATACATGGATTGGAGATAAGCTTCATGATTTCAAAAGCAGAAGCATCTGGTTAGGCTATACCTATTCCATTTACTGGTCAATAGTCACCCTCACAACAGTTGGCTATGGAGACTTGCATGCAATAAATACTGGGGAAAAAATTTTCAATATGTTTTACATGCTATTCAACATTGGTCTCACTGCATACATAATTGGAAACATGACAAATCTTGTAGTCCACAGCGCAGTTCGAACCTTTGCCATG AGGGATGCCATTAATGAGATACTAAGATATGCAAGCAAGAATAGACTGCCCGAAGGCTTGAAAGACCAAATGTTGGCACACACTCAACTCAGGTTTAAGACTGTTGAGTTACAGCAAGAAGAAGTGCTAGAAGACCTACCCAAAGCAATAAGATCTAGCATTTCTCAACATCTATTCCGTAGCACTGTTGATAAAACCTATCTAGTCAAAGGAGTCTCGGAAGATCTCATTACCCAGATG GTGTCAGAGATGAGAGCAGAATACTATCCACCTAAAGTGGAAATCATTATACAAAATGAATTTCCAACAGATTTCTACATTATGGTATCTGGAGAAGTG GATGTGCTGACATACAAAAACGGAACAGAACAG GTTTTGTCGAAACTAGGAGCAGCAGATATGGCAGGAGAGATTGGAGTTTTTTTCAATATTCCACAGCCTTATACAGTGAGGACCAGGAGGCTTTGCCAGGTGATTAGGTTGAGCCATCATCATTTCAAGCAAATGATGCAGCCACAAAGTGAGGATGGGAGAATAATTATCTCCAACTTTATTCAG TACTTGAAGAGCTTAAAACAAGAGATGCAAGCAGAGTTGCCATTTCTAACAGAATTAATGGTTGACATGAGTTCAGAG GAAACAGCAACCAATGAGGAGCCAAATAATATTTCAGCACAAAATCCTCAAAGAGAAGCAAGCACAGAGG GAAGACCGGATACTGCAGTTCCAATATCTAGCAGAGATATCATAAGGGTTATAATCCATGGGCATCATCCCAAAGAAAGTCCATTGGAAG AAAAGAAGTTTGGCAAACCAGGGAACACAATTCTAATGGAAGATGGCTCACGAGTGGAAGAATTAGTTGCTTTGCGAGAGAATGACGGCTTGTTCATTTTTTGA
- the LOC136204037 gene encoding potassium channel KAT3 isoform X1, producing MTERNSPLPLLFRRKSSKDINNLATVSSSLLPAFGTVIDEGYLELKKYVVAPYDRRYRWWQTFLVVLVIYSAWSSPFELAFRKAATGALVPVDLVVDVFFAIDIIFTFFVAYLDKSTYLLVDDHKKIAFRYVTSLWFPMDVASTLPYQAIYRVLTGKMHRGEVFPYLNLLRLWRLRRVSELFKRLEKDTRFSYFYTRLLKLVSVTLFAVHSAGCFYYWLADHHKTPENTWIGDKLHDFKSRSIWLGYTYSIYWSIVTLTTVGYGDLHAINTGEKIFNMFYMLFNIGLTAYIIGNMTNLVVHSAVRTFAMRDAINEILRYASKNRLPEGLKDQMLAHTQLRFKTVELQQEEVLEDLPKAIRSSISQHLFRSTVDKTYLVKGVSEDLITQMVSEMRAEYYPPKVEIIIQNEFPTDFYIMVSGEVDVLTYKNGTEQVLSKLGAADMAGEIGVFFNIPQPYTVRTRRLCQVIRLSHHHFKQMMQPQSEDGRIIISNFIQYLKSLKQEMQAELPFLTELMVDMSSEETATNEEPNNISAQNPQREASTEGRPDTAVPISSRDIIRVIIHGHHPKESPLEGNASGKLINLPDTMEDLFSLAEKKFGKPGNTILMEDGSRVEELVALRENDGLFIF from the exons ATGACAGAAAGAAACTCACCGCTGCCATTGCTATTCCGGCGAAAATCAAGTAAAGATATAAATAATTTGGCAACAGTTTCAAGCAGCCTTTTGCCAGCTTTTGGAACAGTGATTGATGAAGGATATTTAGAGCTGAAAAAATATGTAGTAGCCCCTTATGATCGAAGATACAG ATGGTGGCAAACGTTCCTGGTGGTGTTAGTCATATACTCGGCATGGTCATCTCCCTTTGAGTTGGCTTTCAGGAAAGCGGCAACCGGAGCTCTAGTGCCTGTGGATTTGGTCGTTGATGTCTTCTTTGCCATTGATATCATCTTTACTTTCTTTGTCGCTTACCTCGACAAATCTACCTACCTTCTCGTTGATGATCATAAGAAAATCGCTTTCAG atatGTCACAAGTTTATGGTTCCCTATGGACGTGGCCTCAACTCTGCCATATCAAGCTATATACAGAGTCCTAACAGGCAAAATGCACCGAGGCGAGGTCTTTCCCTACCTCAACCTCCTTCGTCTATGGCGGCTCAGGCGTGTTAGTGAACTTTTCAAAAG GCTAGAGAAAGACACACGCTTCAGCTACTTTTACACTAGACTCCTCAAACTCGTCAGT GTCACGCTATTTGCAGTTCACTCAGCAGGATGTTTCTACTATTGGTTAGCTGATCATCATAAAACACCAGAGAATACATGGATTGGAGATAAGCTTCATGATTTCAAAAGCAGAAGCATCTGGTTAGGCTATACCTATTCCATTTACTGGTCAATAGTCACCCTCACAACAGTTGGCTATGGAGACTTGCATGCAATAAATACTGGGGAAAAAATTTTCAATATGTTTTACATGCTATTCAACATTGGTCTCACTGCATACATAATTGGAAACATGACAAATCTTGTAGTCCACAGCGCAGTTCGAACCTTTGCCATG AGGGATGCCATTAATGAGATACTAAGATATGCAAGCAAGAATAGACTGCCCGAAGGCTTGAAAGACCAAATGTTGGCACACACTCAACTCAGGTTTAAGACTGTTGAGTTACAGCAAGAAGAAGTGCTAGAAGACCTACCCAAAGCAATAAGATCTAGCATTTCTCAACATCTATTCCGTAGCACTGTTGATAAAACCTATCTAGTCAAAGGAGTCTCGGAAGATCTCATTACCCAGATG GTGTCAGAGATGAGAGCAGAATACTATCCACCTAAAGTGGAAATCATTATACAAAATGAATTTCCAACAGATTTCTACATTATGGTATCTGGAGAAGTG GATGTGCTGACATACAAAAACGGAACAGAACAG GTTTTGTCGAAACTAGGAGCAGCAGATATGGCAGGAGAGATTGGAGTTTTTTTCAATATTCCACAGCCTTATACAGTGAGGACCAGGAGGCTTTGCCAGGTGATTAGGTTGAGCCATCATCATTTCAAGCAAATGATGCAGCCACAAAGTGAGGATGGGAGAATAATTATCTCCAACTTTATTCAG TACTTGAAGAGCTTAAAACAAGAGATGCAAGCAGAGTTGCCATTTCTAACAGAATTAATGGTTGACATGAGTTCAGAG GAAACAGCAACCAATGAGGAGCCAAATAATATTTCAGCACAAAATCCTCAAAGAGAAGCAAGCACAGAGG GAAGACCGGATACTGCAGTTCCAATATCTAGCAGAGATATCATAAGGGTTATAATCCATGGGCATCATCCCAAAGAAAGTCCATTGGAAGGTAATGCATCAGGGAAGTTAATAAATTTGCCTGATACAATGGAAGATCTCTTCAGTTTAGCAG AAAAGAAGTTTGGCAAACCAGGGAACACAATTCTAATGGAAGATGGCTCACGAGTGGAAGAATTAGTTGCTTTGCGAGAGAATGACGGCTTGTTCATTTTTTGA
- the LOC136204037 gene encoding potassium channel KAT3 isoform X3 — protein sequence MTERNSPLPLLFRRKSSKDINNLATVSSSLLPAFGTVIDEGYLELKKYVVAPYDRRYRWWQTFLVVLVIYSAWSSPFELAFRKAATGALVPVDLVVDVFFAIDIIFTFFVAYLDKSTYLLVDDHKKIAFRYVTSLWFPMDVASTLPYQAIYRVLTGKMHRGEVFPYLNLLRLWRLRRVSELFKRLEKDTRFSYFYTRLLKLVSVTLFAVHSAGCFYYWLADHHKTPENTWIGDKLHDFKSRSIWLGYTYSIYWSIVTLTTVGYGDLHAINTGEKIFNMFYMLFNIGLTAYIIGNMTNLVVHSAVRTFAMRDAINEILRYASKNRLPEGLKDQMLAHTQLRFKTVELQQEEVLEDLPKAIRSSISQHLFRSTVDKTYLVKGVSEDLITQMVSEMRAEYYPPKVEIIIQNEFPTDFYIMVSGEVDVLTYKNGTEQVLSKLGAADMAGEIGVFFNIPQPYTVRTRRLCQVIRLSHHHFKQMMQPQSEDGRIIISNFIQYLKSLKQEMQAELPFLTELMVDMSSEETATNEEPNNISAQNPQREASTEEKKFGKPGNTILMEDGSRVEELVALRENDGLFIF from the exons ATGACAGAAAGAAACTCACCGCTGCCATTGCTATTCCGGCGAAAATCAAGTAAAGATATAAATAATTTGGCAACAGTTTCAAGCAGCCTTTTGCCAGCTTTTGGAACAGTGATTGATGAAGGATATTTAGAGCTGAAAAAATATGTAGTAGCCCCTTATGATCGAAGATACAG ATGGTGGCAAACGTTCCTGGTGGTGTTAGTCATATACTCGGCATGGTCATCTCCCTTTGAGTTGGCTTTCAGGAAAGCGGCAACCGGAGCTCTAGTGCCTGTGGATTTGGTCGTTGATGTCTTCTTTGCCATTGATATCATCTTTACTTTCTTTGTCGCTTACCTCGACAAATCTACCTACCTTCTCGTTGATGATCATAAGAAAATCGCTTTCAG atatGTCACAAGTTTATGGTTCCCTATGGACGTGGCCTCAACTCTGCCATATCAAGCTATATACAGAGTCCTAACAGGCAAAATGCACCGAGGCGAGGTCTTTCCCTACCTCAACCTCCTTCGTCTATGGCGGCTCAGGCGTGTTAGTGAACTTTTCAAAAG GCTAGAGAAAGACACACGCTTCAGCTACTTTTACACTAGACTCCTCAAACTCGTCAGT GTCACGCTATTTGCAGTTCACTCAGCAGGATGTTTCTACTATTGGTTAGCTGATCATCATAAAACACCAGAGAATACATGGATTGGAGATAAGCTTCATGATTTCAAAAGCAGAAGCATCTGGTTAGGCTATACCTATTCCATTTACTGGTCAATAGTCACCCTCACAACAGTTGGCTATGGAGACTTGCATGCAATAAATACTGGGGAAAAAATTTTCAATATGTTTTACATGCTATTCAACATTGGTCTCACTGCATACATAATTGGAAACATGACAAATCTTGTAGTCCACAGCGCAGTTCGAACCTTTGCCATG AGGGATGCCATTAATGAGATACTAAGATATGCAAGCAAGAATAGACTGCCCGAAGGCTTGAAAGACCAAATGTTGGCACACACTCAACTCAGGTTTAAGACTGTTGAGTTACAGCAAGAAGAAGTGCTAGAAGACCTACCCAAAGCAATAAGATCTAGCATTTCTCAACATCTATTCCGTAGCACTGTTGATAAAACCTATCTAGTCAAAGGAGTCTCGGAAGATCTCATTACCCAGATG GTGTCAGAGATGAGAGCAGAATACTATCCACCTAAAGTGGAAATCATTATACAAAATGAATTTCCAACAGATTTCTACATTATGGTATCTGGAGAAGTG GATGTGCTGACATACAAAAACGGAACAGAACAG GTTTTGTCGAAACTAGGAGCAGCAGATATGGCAGGAGAGATTGGAGTTTTTTTCAATATTCCACAGCCTTATACAGTGAGGACCAGGAGGCTTTGCCAGGTGATTAGGTTGAGCCATCATCATTTCAAGCAAATGATGCAGCCACAAAGTGAGGATGGGAGAATAATTATCTCCAACTTTATTCAG TACTTGAAGAGCTTAAAACAAGAGATGCAAGCAGAGTTGCCATTTCTAACAGAATTAATGGTTGACATGAGTTCAGAG GAAACAGCAACCAATGAGGAGCCAAATAATATTTCAGCACAAAATCCTCAAAGAGAAGCAAGCACAGAGG AAAAGAAGTTTGGCAAACCAGGGAACACAATTCTAATGGAAGATGGCTCACGAGTGGAAGAATTAGTTGCTTTGCGAGAGAATGACGGCTTGTTCATTTTTTGA
- the LOC136204038 gene encoding uncharacterized protein, producing the protein MATPSGDREAQAVTSSTEAESQFSSLLYDMSQQVQMAMENMLKMIAEIDQNSAGIVEEIGKCKLSALEREKVLDEEKETFQKAAYTVLEMLNKGC; encoded by the exons ATGGCGACTCCATCTGGTGATCGTGAAGCTCAGGCTGTTACCTCTTCTACAGAAGCTGAGTCTCAGTTCTCTTCTCTCCTTTATG ATATGTCACAGCAGGTCCAGATGGCAATGGAGAACATGCTTAAGATGATAGC TGAAATTGATCAAAACTCTGCTGGAATAGTCGAAGAGATTGGGAAATGCAAACTTTCTGCACTTGAGAGGGAAAAAGTCCTGGATGAAGAGAAGGAAACGTTTCAGAAAGCTGCTTATACAGTGTTGGAAATGCTCAACAAGGGATGCTAA